The DNA window CGGCTGCGCCTGCGCGAAGAAAGCGCGTTCGTCGGGCGTGAGAACGGGACCGGACAGGCCAAAGATGACAGGCTTCATGAGGGAGATGGTAGCGGCTGGCCGCCCCCGTGTCGAAGGGCTTTATGCGCCCGTCAGCTCACCACGAGGCAGCTTTCCCCCGCGACCTTGAGCTTGCCGCAGACAAGGCTCGCCTGCCCGCCCGCCGCCGCGCGGAGGCGATAGAGGGTGCTGCCGCCGATCTCCACCGGCTCGACCGTCATGGCGAGCGGGGCGAGATAGGCGAATCGCTTCGACAGCTTGCCCCATGCGTCCTTGGCCAGCGCCGCGTTGCCATAGGCGCCAAGCTGGATCGTGCCGCTGCGCGCGGCCTTGGGCGCTGCCGCGGTTGCGGGGGCGCGGGTTTCGTCCTCCACTTTCGCCGTCACACTTTGCGAGGGGCGGGCGGGTGCGGCGGGGCGGCTCGCGACCGGCGCGGGCGCGGTCTTGGCGATGGGGGCTTCGGGCACGCGGCTGGGGTCGATGCGCCCGTCGCGCACGACGCCTTCGCTCGCGGCGTAGCTGGCGTCGCCCTCGCCGTCGAACTTCTTTGCATCCGCCTCGTTTGCCGCGACCTTATAGTCGCCTGCGGGCGCGGCGATCAGTTGGCCTTCGCCCGCACCGCCGCCGCCGGAGCGGTTCTGCACCCACCACACGCCCGCCACGACCGCGCCGACGATGGCAAGGCCCAGCAGGATGAAGCCCAGCAGCTTGAGCGGGGAGATGCCTTCATCCTCGACCTCGTCGAATGCCGGCTCCAGCCAGGGCAGCCTGTCATCGTCGTCCAGATCCAGTCTTCCCCGCGCATAATCGCCCATGCCAGTCCTTCCGCCTGTTTGCCTCAGCCCATTTCCGTGAGAGCGGCCACGCCCATAAGGGCCAGCCCGTTGCGGATAATCTGCCCGATTCCCCTCGCGAGGAAAAGACGGGTTGCGGTGAGTGACGGATCGTCGGCCAAAATGACGCGCGCGCGCGGATCGTCGTTGCCCATGTTCCACCAGCCGTGGAAAGAGGAAGCCAAGTCATTGAGATAGAAGGCGATCCGGTGCGGCTCCCGCCCCTGCGCCGCGCCATCCACCACACGGGGGAACTGCGCGGCCAGTTTGACGAGGGCAAGTTCCGCCGTCCCAAGAAGGGACAGGTCGGCATCCGGCAGGACGATCCCCGCCTCCTCCGCCCGCCGCCCGAGCGAGGAAATGCGCGCATGGGCATATTGGACGTAGAAGACGGGATTGTCCTTCGACGCTTCGACCACCTTGGCGAAATCGAAGTCCATCTGCGCATCGGCCTTGCGCGTCAGCATGGTGAAGCGGACGACATCCTTGCCCACTTCGCGGACGACATCGGCCAGCGTCACGAAATTGCCCGCGCGCTTGGACATCTTGACCGGCTCGCCGTCGCGCAGCAGGCGGACCATCTGGATCAGCTTCACGTCGAAGCGCGCGCGCCCTTCGGTCAGCGCGGCGACGGCGGCCTGGATGCGCTTCACCGTCCCGGCATGGTCCGCGCCCCATATGTCGATCAACTGGTCGGCGGTCTGCGCCTTCTGGAAATGATAGGCCATGTCCGCGCCGAAATAGGTCCATGCGCCGTTCGACTTCTTGATCGGCCGATCCTGATCGTCGCCGAACTTCGTCGAGCGGAACAGCGGCAGCTCCACCGGTTCCCAGTCGTCGGGCAGCTCGCCCTTGGGCGCTTCGAGCGTCCCGTCATAGACAAGGTCGTGCGCGCGCAGCCAGGCTTCGGCCTCGCCCGGCTTGCCCGCCGCCTGCAATTCCGCCTCGGACGAGAAAATGTCGTGATGAATGCCCAGCAGCGCCAGATCGTTGCGGATCATGTCCATCATCTTCGCGACGGCGAAGGTGCGGAAGAGGACGAGCCATTCGCTCTCCGGCGCGCTTGCGAAACGGTCGCCATGTTCGGCGGCCAGAGCCTCCCCCACCGGGACCAGATAGTCGCCGGGATAAAGTCCTTCGGGGATCTCGCCGACATCCTCGCCCAGTGCCTCGCGGTAGCGCAGATGCGCCGAGCGGGCGAGCACATCGACCTGACCGCCCGCGTCGTTGATATAATATTCGCGGATCACCCTGTGCCCGGCATATTCGAGCAGCGTCGCGAGCGCGTCGCCCACCACCGCGCCCCGGCAATGGCCCATATGCATGGGGCCGGTCGGGTTGGCGGAGACATATTCGACGTTGACCGTCACCCCGTGCCCCACAGTCGAGCGGCCATAATCGTCCGCATCGGCATGGATCGCCGCCAGCTCCTCGCGCCATACCGCGTCATTGAGCGTCAGGTTGATGAAGCCCGGCCCGGCGATGGCGGCGCTCTCCACCTCGTCGAGAGCCTGCACTTTGGCGACAATCGCTTCAGCCAGCGCGCGCGGATTGGTGCCCGCAGGCTTCGCCAGCACCATCGCGGCGTTGGTGGCAAGGTCGCCATGGCTCGGGTCGCGCGGCGGCTCCACCGTCACGGGCTTGCGGTTCAGGCCTGCGGGCAGCGCGCCCTCGGCCTCCAGCGCGTCGAGCACGGCGTCGAGATGGGCGGTGAAACGGGTGTAAAGGGACAAGGGACGAAACTTTCCTGCAAGTTCCGTTCGCCCTGAGCCTGTCGAAGGGCTGCTCTTTTCTTTCAAGAAGGGCAGGGCTTCGACAAGCTCAGCCCGAACGGTGGAATGGGACTAAGCCTTAGCGGGTCGCATTATATCGGAGCTGGTCCTGCGTCAGGTTGAACCCGACGAGCAGCTCGAAACTGGTGCGCTGGAGCGCGGCCTTCACGTCCGGCTGGGCGAAGGGGTCGATGGCGGCGTCGGCATCGCCCGCCTTGCGCTTCTGCGTGATCTTGGCCTGCACGTCGGCGGGCAGCGTGGCGGCGGCCTTGTCGACATAGGAACCCGCCTTCGCCTGCGCGCTGGCGCGATAGGCGCCGGGCGCGAAATTGAGCGTCACCTGCCCCACCCGCTTGGCGATCACATTGGTGCCCGCCTGCACCACGGCGGAATAATAAGGCAGCGTCACCTGCCGCGCGACGCTGGCGTCGGTGCGGCGCGCGTTCACGGTGAAGGTCGCTTCGGTATAGAATTGCGCTCCGTCCGAGCAGGTGGAGCGCAGGTCGGTGATGTTCGCCACCACGTCGATGGCGGACGCGTCGGTGCTGTTTGCCGGGTTGAACAGGGTGACGTCGCCCGTCCCAGCCGGGATCGCCGCGCTCGGGCAGGCGGAGCGCACCGCGACCACGCCGCCCGTCGCGTCGATCTCGCCGCGCCGCGAACAGCCCGCCAGAGCGAGGGCGAGCATGGCGGTCGTGGCGACGGGTGCAATCTTCACGGGCAGACTATCCTTAACAGGCGCGGCCGTCGGGGCGGCCAGCTTTGCGCTTCCTTATCCATCCCCCGCCCCCCGCGCAACCTCAAGGCTCTTTCTTCGCGCGGCACATTCGCCTAAGCGGCGGAGCATGACAGACGCGCCCGCCGCCCGCCGCCCCCTGACCCTGCTGATCGCCGCGCCGCGCGGCTTTTGCGCCGGGGTCGACCGCGCCATCATCATCGTGGAAAAGGCGATCGAGAAATATGGGGCGCCCGTCTATGTCCGGCACGAAATCGTCCATAACAAATATGTGGTGGACAGCCTGAAGGCCAAAGGCGCGATCTTCGTCGAGGAACTGGATCAGGTGCCCGATGGCGTGCCGGTGGTCTTTTCCGCCCATGGCGTGCCCAAGGCGGTGCCCACGAAAGCGGAGCAGCGCGGCCTCGACTATCTCGACGCCACCTGCCCGCTCGTCAGCAAGGTCCACCGCCAGGCCGAGCGGCAGGTCGATGCGGGCCGCCATATCCTCTTCATCGGGCACAAGGCGCATCCTGAGGTCATCGGCACCTTCGGTCAGGTGCCCGAAGGCACGATGACGCTGATCGAGACGGTCGAGGACGCCGAAGCCTTCGCGCCCGCCGATCCCGACAACCTCGCCTTCCTGACCCAGACCACCCTGTCGGTGGACGACACCGCCGCCATCGTCGCCACGCTGGAGCGCCGCTTTCCCACCATCGCCGCGCCCAAGGGCGAGGACATCTGCTATGCGACTTCCAACCGCCAGACCGCGGTCAAGGCCATCGCCGCGCGGTGCGAGGCGCTTTATGTGATCGGCGCGCCCAACAGCTCCAATTCGCTGCGCCTCGTCGAAGTGGCCGAGCGCGAAGGAACGCGCGCGCGCCTGATCCAGCGCGCCGATGAGATCGACTTCGACTGGATCGGCGACGTAGCGACGCTGGGCCTCACCGCAGGCGCATCCGCGCCCGAAGTGCTGGTGCGCGAAGTGGTTGACGCCATCGCCGCCCGCTTCGACGTGACCGAGGAACAGGTCGAAACCGCACGCGAAAGCATCGCTTTTAAGCTGCCGCGCGGGCTGGAGGCGGCCTGATCCATGGCGGTCTACACCCATGTTCCCGCCGAAGAGATCGACGCATTCCTCACCCGCTACAACGCCGGACGGCTGGTATCGGCCAAGGGCATCGCGGAGGGGGTCGAGAACAGCAATTATCTGCTCGAAACCACCGGCGCGGACGGAAAGGGTCATCGCTACATCCTGACGCTCTACGAAAAGCGGGTGGATCAAGCGGACCTGCCCTTCTTCATGGACCTGCTCGACCATCTGGGCGCGCGCGGCTGCCTCGTCCCGCGCTTCATCGCCGACACAAGCGGGCAGCGGCTGCAACAGCTTGGCGGCCGCCCCGCCTGCCTCATCGAGTTTCTGACCGGCATCAGCGTGACCGAACCGACCCCGGCGCAGGCGAAAGCGGCGGGCGCGGCGCTGGGCGAGCTGCACCGGGCGGCGCAGGGCTTCGACGGAGAGCGGCGCAACGCGCTCGACATCGCGGGCTGGCACGATCTGGCGGCGAAATGCGGCGACGATTTCGACAGCATCGCGCCGGGCCTTGGCGCGCGGGTGGCAGAGGAACTCGCTTTCCTCGACGCGCACTGGCCCGCCGATCTGCCGCGTTCGGTGATCCACGCCGACCTCTTCCCCGACAATGTGCTGATGCTGGGGGACCGGGTGACGGGCCTCATCGACTTCTATTTCAGTTGCACCGACATCCGCGCCTACGACCTTGCCGTCACGCACAGCGCATGGACGTTCAGCCATGACGGCGGCGCCTTCTTCGCGGATCGCGCGGCAGCGCTGGGCGCGGGCTATGGGCAAGCGCACGGCCTGACCGACGCGGAGCGCACCGTCTTCCCGATCCTGTGCCGGGGCGCGGCTCTGCGCTTCCTGCTGACGCGCGCCTATGACTGGATCAACACGCCCGCCGACGCGCTGGTGACGCGCAAAGACCCGCTCGCTTACCTCCGGCGCCTCGACTTCTATGCGAAGGCCGATCCGACGGGCCTGCTCGGCGCATGAGCGACCTGCCGCAAGTCGAAATTTTCACCGATGGCGCATGCAAGGGCAATCCGGGTCCGGGCGGCTGGGGCGCGGTGCTGCGCTTCGGCGCGAAGGAGAAGGACATTTCCGGCGGCGAGGCGCAGACCACCAACAACCGCATGGAGATGATGGCGGCGGTCGAGGCGCTGAACAGCCTCAAGAAACCGTGCCGGGTGACGCTCTATACCGACAGCAAATATGTGATGGACGGCATCACCAGATGGGTTTTCGGCTGGCAGAAAAATGGCTGGAGGACGGCGGACAGAAAGCCGGTCAAGAATGCCGAACTGTGGCAGGAACTGGTAAAGGCCACTGCCCGCCATCAGGTGACATGGCAATGGGTGAAGGGCCATGCGGGCCACCCCGAAAACGAACGCGCCGACGCACTCGCCTGCGCAGCGGCGGAGAGCTTCCGAAAGTAGGCAGGTCCTCCCCTTCAAGGGGAGGTGGCGCGCGCGAAGCGCGTGACGGAGGGGTATCCAGTTATCGGGAGGGGGCCACCCCTCCACCACTTCGTGGTCCCCCTCCCCTTACAGGGGAGGAATTTCGGTGTAGCGCATTCCCCAAGATCGCCTCGATCAGCGCCACGTCCTCAACCTTGTCGGCGTCGATGCAGGCTTCGGCCTTCTCCATCGCCACCAGCCGCGCGTCGAGGCCGAACCTGCGCCCCACCCGCGCGATCCCGCCGCGCAGCGTCAGGATGCGCAGCGCCGCGCCGATCAGCGCCAGCGGGCCGAAGGCGGCGAGGATCTTCCACCCCTTCTTGCGGTCCTGCTCGACCTGCTGCCACAGCGCGATGACCCGCTTCGCCCGCTCGCTGCCGAACCAGAAGAGATTCGCGCCCGACCACCAGCCGTCGCGGAATTTCAGCCACGTCCGCCGCGACTGCGGGTAGCGCGCCAGCAGAGTGCGCCGCTCCACCAGCGCGACGGCAATGTCAGCGCCGTCCGCCTCGCCGACGAACTGGTCGAGCATCGCGCGGTCGAGCAGCACATGATCGGCGGTCGTCACCAGCAGCGGATAGCCAACGCCCTCCCCCTCCATCAGCGCCAGCAGCGACGATGCGATGCCCTGCCCGCCCGCCTCGAACCGCACGCGCGGGTCGGCGGCGAGCCATGCGGTCGCAGGATCGGCAGCGTAGAGGTCGGGCCGCTGGGTGAGGATGATGAGCCGCGCCACCGCCGGATGATCGAGCAGCGCGCGCGCGGGATAGTCGATCATCGGCCGCCCCGCGACCGGCGCGAGCGGCTTGACCGCCACGCCTGCCGCCACCGCGATAGGATCGGGCGTCGGGCGCGCGCCCGCGAGCAGGATGGCAGTGACGGAGGCGGTCATCCCCGCCCGTTAGCGCAGGTGGCGCAGCCCCGCCAAGCGGCTTGTTTCCCCGGTCGGCGCGGGCGGAGCGGCGGACGCCTGCGCAAAACTGTCGTGCAGCCCCACGCGCAGCCCCTGATATTGTGCCAACTTCGCGCGGAACGCCGCGAGTTCCGCCCCGGCAAGCTGCGCCGTGGTGGTGAAGCGCACCGACAGCGGATTGACCGTCACGCCGTTGCGATAGAGTTCGTAGTGGAGGTGCGGCCCGGTCGACAGGCCGGTCGATCCCACATAGCCGATCACCTGACCCCGCCGCACGCGCTGACCCGGCACCGCCGCGATCCGGCTCATATGCGCATAGCCGGTCGCAAGCCCGCCACCGTGCTGGAGCCGCACATAATTGCCATGCCCGCCATGCCGCCCGGCAAAGGCGACGACGCCATCGGTCACGGCATAGATGGGCGATCCGTAGCGCGCCGCAAAGTCGATGCCCGCGTGCATCCGCGTATAGCCAAGGATCGGGTGCCGCCGCATCCCGAAGCCCGAAGACATATGCCCCGCGACCGGGGAGGACAGGACGCCGCGCCGTTCGCCGACGCCCGACGCCTCGAACCATTCGGTGCGGCCATCCTTGGTCCATTTGAGCATGTCGATGGACTTGCCCCGCGCGCGCTTGAGGCCCGCGTAGAGGAGCTCGCCGACTTCCACGTCGCCGGTTTCGGCGCGGCGATATTCCGTAACGATGTCGTAACGGTCCCCCGCGCCGATCGCGCCAAGGTCCGCCTGCCCCGCAATGACGCGCAGGAAGGCCTGCACCGCCTTGGGCGGCGCGCCCGCCGCGCGGGCCGAGCGATAGATGCTGTCGCCGACCACGCCCTGAATGCGCAGCGGCGTGCTGTCGACACGGATCGGAACGCGGCGGACGGAAAGCACGCCCCCGTCCCGCGCCATTTCCACGTCGAGGTCGAGCCGCGCGCGGAAGGAGAGTTTGTCGAGCGGCCGGGGCCGGTCGCGGCTGGCGCGGCGGCCAAGGACGATGTCGAGCCGGGTGCCGGGCTTCACGCCCGCGCCGATGTCGCCGCCCACCATGCTCATGACGGTTGCGACGTCCCCGCCGCTCACGCCTGCGCGCGACAGGGCGCGGGCCAGCGTGTCGCTGCTCCCCACCTGCGCGCTGAGTTCGATCTGCGGGCGTTCGGGCGTCGCGCGCAGCGGCTGCACCGCGTCGGTCGATCCCATATGCCGCCCGCTGTCCGCACCCAGCGCCAGCGGCGTAATCATCTGGCTGCGTACCTCGTCATACTGCGCGTCGGAGAGGACCGGGCCGGGCGCGCCGGGCACCGGCTGGAAACCGGGGGAGAGATAGAGAGCGGTGGCGCACAGGCCAAAGCAGGTGGCAAGGCCGCGAAACCATGTCCGGCTGCCGATCCGCTGGCCAAGGTCGGGGACCAGTTCGACTTCGTCCGCCCATTCGCGCAGCCGCGCGCGCCAGTCCTGCGGCGGCTTCGGCGCGCGCAGGACTTCGGCCGCCCATAGCGACGCCGTGGCGCCGCCCTGCTGCATTCCGAACGAACGATCCTGAAACAAACCCGCATTCCCCCCGGGGGTTGAGCCGCCCGGCAACGTCCCCCGCGCCATGCGTGGGCGGCACCGTTGTGAAGCCATAGGGTTAATGTCAAATAAAGAGGTCGCCGCGCCCCTCCTCCCCGCGACGAAGCGTGGCCTTCCCCCGATCATCTGCCTGACGGACAGGGAACCCGTTATTCCCCTTGCCGATCCGCCGGGCGTGCCCGACATAGGGACGACCATGGCCCAGTTCGCCCGCTCCCCTGTCACTGCGGTCCTGGGACCGACCAACACCGGCAAGACCCACCTCGCGGTTGAGCGCATGTGCGCCCATTCCAGCGGCATGATGGGCTTTCCGCTGCGGCTGCTGGCGCGCGAGGTCTATGACCGGGTGGTGGCGATCAAGGGCGCGGACAAGGTGGCGCTCGTCACCGGCGAGGAAAAGATCGTGCCGCGGCAGGCGCAATATTTCCTCTGCACCGCCGAATCCATGACGCTCGACCGCGACTTCGCCTTCGTCGCGCTGGACGAGGCGCAACTGGGCGCGGACCCGGAGCGGGGCCATATCTTCACCGACCGCATCCTGCGCGCGCGCGGGCGGGAGGAAACGATGATCCTCGGTTCCGCCAGCGTCGCCCGCGTGGTGAAGGCGCTGGTCCCGGACGTGGAGATCATCGGCCGCCCG is part of the Sphingobium amiense genome and encodes:
- the argS gene encoding arginine--tRNA ligase, whose protein sequence is MSLYTRFTAHLDAVLDALEAEGALPAGLNRKPVTVEPPRDPSHGDLATNAAMVLAKPAGTNPRALAEAIVAKVQALDEVESAAIAGPGFINLTLNDAVWREELAAIHADADDYGRSTVGHGVTVNVEYVSANPTGPMHMGHCRGAVVGDALATLLEYAGHRVIREYYINDAGGQVDVLARSAHLRYREALGEDVGEIPEGLYPGDYLVPVGEALAAEHGDRFASAPESEWLVLFRTFAVAKMMDMIRNDLALLGIHHDIFSSEAELQAAGKPGEAEAWLRAHDLVYDGTLEAPKGELPDDWEPVELPLFRSTKFGDDQDRPIKKSNGAWTYFGADMAYHFQKAQTADQLIDIWGADHAGTVKRIQAAVAALTEGRARFDVKLIQMVRLLRDGEPVKMSKRAGNFVTLADVVREVGKDVVRFTMLTRKADAQMDFDFAKVVEASKDNPVFYVQYAHARISSLGRRAEEAGIVLPDADLSLLGTAELALVKLAAQFPRVVDGAAQGREPHRIAFYLNDLASSFHGWWNMGNDDPRARVILADDPSLTATRLFLARGIGQIIRNGLALMGVAALTEMG
- a CDS encoding SPOR domain-containing protein is translated as MGDYARGRLDLDDDDRLPWLEPAFDEVEDEGISPLKLLGFILLGLAIVGAVVAGVWWVQNRSGGGGAGEGQLIAAPAGDYKVAANEADAKKFDGEGDASYAASEGVVRDGRIDPSRVPEAPIAKTAPAPVASRPAAPARPSQSVTAKVEDETRAPATAAAPKAARSGTIQLGAYGNAALAKDAWGKLSKRFAYLAPLAMTVEPVEIGGSTLYRLRAAAGGQASLVCGKLKVAGESCLVVS
- a CDS encoding M23 family metallopeptidase → MQQGGATASLWAAEVLRAPKPPQDWRARLREWADEVELVPDLGQRIGSRTWFRGLATCFGLCATALYLSPGFQPVPGAPGPVLSDAQYDEVRSQMITPLALGADSGRHMGSTDAVQPLRATPERPQIELSAQVGSSDTLARALSRAGVSGGDVATVMSMVGGDIGAGVKPGTRLDIVLGRRASRDRPRPLDKLSFRARLDLDVEMARDGGVLSVRRVPIRVDSTPLRIQGVVGDSIYRSARAAGAPPKAVQAFLRVIAGQADLGAIGAGDRYDIVTEYRRAETGDVEVGELLYAGLKRARGKSIDMLKWTKDGRTEWFEASGVGERRGVLSSPVAGHMSSGFGMRRHPILGYTRMHAGIDFAARYGSPIYAVTDGVVAFAGRHGGHGNYVRLQHGGGLATGYAHMSRIAAVPGQRVRRGQVIGYVGSTGLSTGPHLHYELYRNGVTVNPLSVRFTTTAQLAGAELAAFRAKLAQYQGLRVGLHDSFAQASAAPPAPTGETSRLAGLRHLR
- the rnhA gene encoding ribonuclease HI, which produces MSDLPQVEIFTDGACKGNPGPGGWGAVLRFGAKEKDISGGEAQTTNNRMEMMAAVEALNSLKKPCRVTLYTDSKYVMDGITRWVFGWQKNGWRTADRKPVKNAELWQELVKATARHQVTWQWVKGHAGHPENERADALACAAAESFRK
- a CDS encoding nucleotidyltransferase family protein gives rise to the protein MTASVTAILLAGARPTPDPIAVAAGVAVKPLAPVAGRPMIDYPARALLDHPAVARLIILTQRPDLYAADPATAWLAADPRVRFEAGGQGIASSLLALMEGEGVGYPLLVTTADHVLLDRAMLDQFVGEADGADIAVALVERRTLLARYPQSRRTWLKFRDGWWSGANLFWFGSERAKRVIALWQQVEQDRKKGWKILAAFGPLALIGAALRILTLRGGIARVGRRFGLDARLVAMEKAEACIDADKVEDVALIEAILGNALHRNSSPVRGGGPRSGGGVAPSR
- the ispH gene encoding 4-hydroxy-3-methylbut-2-enyl diphosphate reductase; translation: MTDAPAARRPLTLLIAAPRGFCAGVDRAIIIVEKAIEKYGAPVYVRHEIVHNKYVVDSLKAKGAIFVEELDQVPDGVPVVFSAHGVPKAVPTKAEQRGLDYLDATCPLVSKVHRQAERQVDAGRHILFIGHKAHPEVIGTFGQVPEGTMTLIETVEDAEAFAPADPDNLAFLTQTTLSVDDTAAIVATLERRFPTIAAPKGEDICYATSNRQTAVKAIAARCEALYVIGAPNSSNSLRLVEVAEREGTRARLIQRADEIDFDWIGDVATLGLTAGASAPEVLVREVVDAIAARFDVTEEQVETARESIAFKLPRGLEAA
- the thrB gene encoding homoserine kinase, which gives rise to MAVYTHVPAEEIDAFLTRYNAGRLVSAKGIAEGVENSNYLLETTGADGKGHRYILTLYEKRVDQADLPFFMDLLDHLGARGCLVPRFIADTSGQRLQQLGGRPACLIEFLTGISVTEPTPAQAKAAGAALGELHRAAQGFDGERRNALDIAGWHDLAAKCGDDFDSIAPGLGARVAEELAFLDAHWPADLPRSVIHADLFPDNVLMLGDRVTGLIDFYFSCTDIRAYDLAVTHSAWTFSHDGGAFFADRAAALGAGYGQAHGLTDAERTVFPILCRGAALRFLLTRAYDWINTPADALVTRKDPLAYLRRLDFYAKADPTGLLGA